CAGACATCCAGGCGTTCAAAGTGGAGGGCTGGGTGGAAGGAGGGGACAGCGGGCGGCTGGAGCTTCCCCCGGCCCGGCGGATCCTCCTCCGGCGTGTGGTCTTCCTGGAGGAACCTTTATCCGCCCTTCCAGCTACCTATCGCATGCCCATGATCGAATTCCAGAACGGCATCGTCCTGGGGGTGATCGCCCTGAGTGGAGAGGCCTTCTGTCCGGGCGAGGCCCTTGAGTTCACCATGCTCTGGAACGTGAGGGATGTGCAGGCCTTCCAGGCTCAGGAGCGCGTGCCGGTGGTGTTTCTCCACCTTCACGATCGAGGGGGCCGAATGGTGGGGGGTCGGGATCTGCCCCTCGATTTCGGAATCAAATCCTTCCGCGAGTGGGGACCGGGAGAGGTGATCGCTCAAGGATATCGGGTGACTCTTCCGCTCGATCTGCCTCCTGGCCCGGCCTCCATGGTGATTGGGCTCTACCCGCTGGGCCAGCCGGAGCCAGGGAGCCGCTGGCCGATCCGATCGGCCCGCGCGCCGCTCTGGGAGCATGCCGCGGCGGTAGGGGCAACCATCGAGATCCTTCCGAGTCCATGTCGGATCCCGGAGGGGCGCTGAGATGGTGCGGGAGCGGGGCTTCTGGCTGATGATGCTGGGCCTCCTGATGCTGGTGGAGCCGATGATCCGTCCTGGCCTGCCGCCCACTGAGGATGGGGTGATCCACGCCTATCGGGTTCTGGAGATGGATCGCCTCTGGCGGGTCGGGGTTTTTTACTCCCGCTGGGCGCCGGATCTGGCCTTCGGCCTGGGCACGCCGCTCTTTCACTTCCTTGGGCCGCTCTTCCCATGGCTGGGAGCCCTGGGGAGGTGGATAGGGCTTCCGCTGGAGCTCAGCATCAAGATCCCCCTTGCCGGGCTGTTGTTGCTGGGGAGCGCAGGGGTCTACGGGCTGGCGCGTCTTTGGGGCCTTTCGGAGCCGGCCAGCCTCATAGCGGGTCTCGCCTTCGCCAGCGCTCCCTTTCGGGTGCGGGAGCTCTACGGGCAGGGCGACTACCCCCAGTATCTGGCGACCAGTCTGCTGCCGTGGGCCCTGTTCGCCCTCCACCGTGTGCTGCGGGGAGGAAGGGGGGGCTGGCGCTTCGCTGCCGCATGGACGATCGCATGGCTTCCTTTAAGCCATAACATCAGCGCGCTCTTGAGCGTCCCGATCCTTCTCGGATACAGCTTGCTGGTCATCGGGGTGGAGGGGATGTCATGGCGTCGTATCCTCCGCATCCTGCATGTTCTGGCAATCGGCGCCGGCCTGGCCGCTTTCTTCGTGTTGCCGGCTCTGGCTGACCGTTCCCTCGTGCATCTGGATCGATTGCTCCAGGGGGAGTATGACTTCCGGAAACATTTCGTAGATCTGGGGACGCTGCTCTCCATGCCGCCCCTTCGGGATGATCGGCTGGGGAATCGACGGCTGATCCTGACCCTGGGACTCCATCAGGTGCTCCTCTCGCTGCCGGCCTGGTGGGGACTGGTCCGGTCGGATCAACGACGGGGGCTGACCCTCGGTTGCGCGGGGGGGCTGGCGGGGATGATCGCGATGATGCTTCCCGTCTCCCGGCCCGTATGGGAAGCGATCCCCCTGCTGGCCTATGCGGAGTTCCCATGGCGATGGCTCGGGATCGCCGCGCTTCCCCTGGCGCTGCTGGTTGGCCTGGCTGTGGACGCCATGCCCCCTCGCTGGCGAGGCGGGGCTGCTCTCCTCTTCTCTATGCTTCTGATCGCTGGAAGCCTGGGGCTGCTCTACAACGGAGGCACGCCGGTTCGTCTGATTCGGCCGACCCTGGCCGATCTCCACGCTTACGAGCGCCGGCATCGCTATCCCGGCCTGACCAGTGTGGGAGAGCTCTTCCCGCGATGGGTGCAGGGCGAGATCGAAGGCTCCTCCCTGGAGGCCGCTTATCTGGAAGGCCGAGAGCCGATCCGGCTGGATCGGAGCAGTTTGCCGCCGGGCGCGGACGTCCGTGTCCTCCATTTGGGCGCGCTGGATCAGCGCTATCAGGTGGCGCTCCCGGTGGGGGTCGATCTCCGGTTTGAGGTCCTGGCGTTCCCTGGATGGACGGTGCGGATGGACGGGCGGCCGGCCGTTACATGGGCGGAGGCGGGAACCGGGAGATTGCGGGCCGAGATCCCCCCGGGGTCCCATGAGATTCGCCTCCGGTTTGAGCCGCTGCTCCACTGGCGGCTCCTGGAGCTGTTCTCCGCCGGGTTCGCGGCATTGGGCATCTGGCGGTGGGTGTTCCCACCGGGCGGGAGGATCCTTCGGCGTATTCCTTCAATCCTCCGCCGGGCCATGGCTCTTCCCGCATCCGCGGGGGCAGGCTGGCGTTCATGGTCGGTGGGCCAGCGTGCGATGGCCGCTCTCTTCATCGTCAGCCTCATCAGCCAGGCCCCCTATCGACTCTGGAACGCCACCCGCGCGCCGTTGGATCGGCCTCCCGGGCCGGCTGCCTATGTGCAGGCGGATTACGGAAGCCAGATCCGCCTGGTGGGATATCGTCTGGAACCTTCCCACGTGCCGCCGGGCGGGGAAGCACGGCTGATCCTGTGGTGGCGTCCCCTCCGGTTCATGGAAACTCAATACAGCGTGTATGTCCACGCGTATCCGGCCAGCGGAGAGCCCCGTCTGGCTTTCCAGAGCGATCACATGCATCCAGCGGACGTGCCCACGAACGCCTGGGATGTGGAACGAATCTATATGGATGGCCATCTCCTGCGCGTGCCCTCGGAGATCCCGCCCGGGCTCTACCGGATCCGAGTGGGCCTGTATGAGCGGCTCCACCCAGAGAGCCGATTGCGGATCGATGGCTCGGGGGAAGATGGATTCGACCTCCCGACGCCCCTGGTGGTCGCCCGCCCCATCCCCATGCTGCCGCAGCCCATCTCCTTTGGGGGAAAGATCCGCCTGGTCGGCGTGGAGCTTCCCTCCCGTTTAGCGCCGGGGGCGCCATGGACCCTGTGGCTGGCCTTCGAAGCCGTGTCCCCTATGGAAGCGGACTACACGCTTTTCGTGCATGTCGTCGATGAGAAAGGAGTGCAGAAGAGTCAGCGAGATCTCTGGCAACCCACCTCGCGCTGGCCGGGGGGAGTGAGCATCCCCATCGCTGTGGAGCTGGACGGCCCCCCTCATCCGGGCCGTTACTTCCTGCGGATCGGGTGGTATAAATGGCCGGAGATGATCCATCTGGCTCCCGAGTTCATGGCGGAGACCTTCTATCTTTACCCGGTGCCGATCGAGGTGAGGTGAGAACGAATGCGAGGGCTCTGGCGAGAACGAGGTCTCTGGCTGATGGGGATCGGGATGGTGCCGGTTTGCGGACCGCTGCTGTGGGCCGGCTTCCCCCCCTCCCATGATGGCGTGCTGCACGTATATCGGGTCCTGGAGATGGATCGCATGTGGCGCGCGGGGGTGTTCTATCCCCGCTGGGCCCCCGATTTGGTGTCCGGGTTGGGTTACCCGCTGTTTCATTTTCTTGGGCCGCTGTTCCCCTGGCTGGGCGCGCTGGGGATGCGGCTGGGGCTCGACCTGGAGAGCAGTGTGAAGCTCGCCCTGGCCCTTCTGGTGGGGTTGGGGGGCACCGGGGTTTACCGGCTGGCCCGCCGATGGGGGATTCACGAGGTGGGAGCCATGATCGCTGGGCTGGCTTACGTTTACGCCCCGTTCCGGGTCCGCGAGCTTTACTGGCAGGGGGACTTCCCGCAGTATCTGGCGCTGAGTTTGCTCCCCTGGGCCATGGGTGCCTTCCATGGATATCTGCAGGAGGGGGGATGGGCCCAGCGCTGGAAAGCAGGGGTGGCCTATAGCCTGCTCCTGCTCAGCCACAACATCACCGCCATGCTGGGCACGATCGCCCTTCTCGGCTACGGCGTTCTGGTCTGGGCGGCAGAGCGCCCCCCGCGCCGGCGGTTATGGGGAGCCCTGTGGGCCCTCGGGCTGGGAGTGGGGCTGGCCGCGTTCTTCGTGGTTCCGGCCCTGCTCGATCGGCCGCTGGTTCACCTGGATCGCCTGCTCCAGGGCCACTTTGATTTCCGAAAGC
Above is a genomic segment from Thermoflexus sp. containing:
- a CDS encoding 6-pyruvoyl-tetrahydropterin synthase-related protein, with amino-acid sequence MVRERGFWLMMLGLLMLVEPMIRPGLPPTEDGVIHAYRVLEMDRLWRVGVFYSRWAPDLAFGLGTPLFHFLGPLFPWLGALGRWIGLPLELSIKIPLAGLLLLGSAGVYGLARLWGLSEPASLIAGLAFASAPFRVRELYGQGDYPQYLATSLLPWALFALHRVLRGGRGGWRFAAAWTIAWLPLSHNISALLSVPILLGYSLLVIGVEGMSWRRILRILHVLAIGAGLAAFFVLPALADRSLVHLDRLLQGEYDFRKHFVDLGTLLSMPPLRDDRLGNRRLILTLGLHQVLLSLPAWWGLVRSDQRRGLTLGCAGGLAGMIAMMLPVSRPVWEAIPLLAYAEFPWRWLGIAALPLALLVGLAVDAMPPRWRGGAALLFSMLLIAGSLGLLYNGGTPVRLIRPTLADLHAYERRHRYPGLTSVGELFPRWVQGEIEGSSLEAAYLEGREPIRLDRSSLPPGADVRVLHLGALDQRYQVALPVGVDLRFEVLAFPGWTVRMDGRPAVTWAEAGTGRLRAEIPPGSHEIRLRFEPLLHWRLLELFSAGFAALGIWRWVFPPGGRILRRIPSILRRAMALPASAGAGWRSWSVGQRAMAALFIVSLISQAPYRLWNATRAPLDRPPGPAAYVQADYGSQIRLVGYRLEPSHVPPGGEARLILWWRPLRFMETQYSVYVHAYPASGEPRLAFQSDHMHPADVPTNAWDVERIYMDGHLLRVPSEIPPGLYRIRVGLYERLHPESRLRIDGSGEDGFDLPTPLVVARPIPMLPQPISFGGKIRLVGVELPSRLAPGAPWTLWLAFEAVSPMEADYTLFVHVVDEKGVQKSQRDLWQPTSRWPGGVSIPIAVELDGPPHPGRYFLRIGWYKWPEMIHLAPEFMAETFYLYPVPIEVR